In Chryseobacterium lactis, a single genomic region encodes these proteins:
- a CDS encoding NAD(P)/FAD-dependent oxidoreductase translates to MENKNFDVIIIGGSYSGLSAAMALGRSLRNVLIIDNEKPCNRQTPHSHNFITHDGKTPKEIAAEAKEQVKKYNTVKFYDGTVLKMKKNENGFAVEVSGNEIFQAKKLILASGIKDMMPEIPGFAECWGISVLHCPYCHGYEVKNETTGILADGDMAFEFSKLIFNMTKDLTLLTNGKSTLSNEQVEKLGQNKIQINEGEIERIEHENGYIQKVIFKNGKNLSLKALYAKVPFVQNINASGELGCEMTEQGFIKVDFMHKTTVPGVFACGDNVTMMRSVANAVAQGNFAGAMANKELVDEEF, encoded by the coding sequence ATGGAAAATAAAAACTTTGATGTCATTATTATAGGAGGAAGTTATTCGGGATTATCTGCAGCCATGGCTTTAGGAAGGTCTCTAAGAAATGTTTTGATTATTGATAATGAGAAACCTTGTAACAGGCAGACTCCACATTCACATAATTTCATTACCCACGACGGCAAAACGCCAAAAGAAATTGCTGCGGAAGCAAAAGAACAGGTGAAAAAATACAACACCGTAAAATTTTATGATGGAACTGTTTTAAAAATGAAGAAAAATGAGAACGGATTCGCAGTAGAAGTATCAGGTAACGAAATTTTTCAGGCTAAAAAGCTAATTTTGGCATCAGGAATAAAGGATATGATGCCTGAAATTCCAGGATTTGCAGAATGTTGGGGAATTTCTGTATTACATTGTCCGTACTGTCACGGATACGAAGTGAAAAATGAAACGACAGGAATTCTTGCTGATGGAGATATGGCATTTGAATTTTCAAAGCTTATTTTTAATATGACAAAAGACCTGACTTTGCTCACTAACGGAAAGTCTACTTTAAGTAATGAACAAGTTGAAAAATTAGGTCAGAATAAGATCCAGATAAATGAAGGTGAAATTGAACGTATTGAGCATGAAAACGGATATATTCAGAAAGTGATATTTAAAAACGGAAAGAATCTTTCTTTAAAAGCCTTATATGCCAAAGTTCCTTTTGTACAAAACATCAATGCTTCCGGAGAATTGGGATGTGAAATGACAGAACAGGGATTTATTAAGGTTGATTTCATGCACAAAACAACAGTACCCGGAGTATTTGCCTGTGGAGATAATGTAACAATGATGAGATCGGTAGCAAATGCCGTTGCACAAGGTAATTTTGCCGGAGCTATGGCTAATAAAGAGCTAGTTGATGAAGAATTTTAG
- the blaCIM gene encoding CIM family subclass B1 metallo-beta-lactamase, with the protein MKSLSILSLLSLVLFFVSCNTKKPAQVPKVLYKTDNLSVIQLSDHVYQHISYLNTDSFGRVPCNGMIVKEDGEAVIFDTPSDDKSSAELISWIKNNLHVNINAVVATHFHSDCLGGLKEFERNKISSYASTRTIELAKKNNENVPQHSFDNDLTLKVGRTNVFVKYFGEGHTKDNVIAYFPDEKVMFGGCLIKEIGATKGYLGDANVKAWSGTVKKIKKQYPDVRIVIPGHGDVGGIKLLDYTINLFKDE; encoded by the coding sequence ATGAAGTCCCTATCTATCCTGTCTTTGCTTTCTTTAGTGTTATTCTTTGTAAGTTGTAATACTAAAAAGCCGGCTCAGGTGCCAAAAGTACTCTACAAGACGGATAACCTTTCTGTTATCCAACTGTCGGATCATGTCTATCAGCATATTTCATATTTAAATACAGATTCTTTTGGCCGGGTTCCCTGCAACGGAATGATTGTTAAAGAAGACGGTGAAGCAGTAATTTTTGATACGCCTTCCGATGATAAAAGTTCAGCAGAATTAATTAGCTGGATTAAGAATAACCTGCATGTCAATATCAATGCCGTAGTAGCCACCCATTTCCACAGTGATTGTTTGGGTGGTCTGAAGGAATTTGAAAGAAATAAAATTTCCTCTTACGCCAGCACAAGAACTATAGAATTAGCGAAAAAGAATAATGAAAATGTTCCTCAGCACAGTTTTGATAACGATCTGACATTAAAGGTAGGGCGGACTAATGTTTTTGTTAAATATTTTGGAGAAGGGCATACCAAAGATAATGTTATAGCCTATTTTCCTGATGAAAAAGTTATGTTTGGAGGTTGTTTGATTAAAGAAATTGGTGCAACAAAAGGCTATCTTGGAGATGCAAATGTGAAAGCATGGTCCGGAACAGTGAAAAAGATAAAAAAACAGTATCCTGATGTCCGTATCGTTATTCCCGGACATGGTGACGTCGGGGGAATAAAGTTGTTGGATTATACCATTAATCTTTTTAAAGATGAATGA
- a CDS encoding glycosyltransferase family 39 protein, with the protein MKKDYWILFLFVVAKFVLQYSLIAPEYELQRDEYLHLDQGYHLAFGYLSVPPVTSWFAWLIRILGGSVFWVKFFPALFGALTMVVVWKIIEELKGSLFAKVLASLGILFSILLRLNTLFQPNSLEVLLWTLFFYILIKYINTEKVKWLYWAGIIFGFGVLNKYNIAFLALGFIPALLISDQRRIFSNKHVYGAAFLTLIIVLPNLIWQYNNHFPVVHHMKELSERQLVNVNRFDFLKSQALFFIGVAFVIVAGLYALLFDSSFKKYRFFFWGYLMTIALFMYFRAKDYYAIGLYPVYVAFGAAYLGVLLDKGWKRFLKPICILHPVILFIPQYNLLFPNKSPEFIVSHQDQYKKYGLLRWEDGKDHPIHQDFADMLGWKELAQKVDKEYSGLSKTGNTLVLCDNYGQAGAINYYSKLGIKAVSFNADYINWFDLSKKYKNLIRVKDRPEDELEKTGAFFKKSLLVGSVTNPFARENGTVIFGFKEAKIDIRNRLEDEIKEIKWRINR; encoded by the coding sequence ATGAAAAAAGACTATTGGATTCTCTTTCTTTTTGTCGTTGCAAAGTTTGTTCTTCAATATTCGTTAATTGCGCCGGAGTATGAATTGCAGCGTGACGAATATCTACATCTCGATCAGGGATATCATCTTGCCTTTGGATATTTGTCCGTTCCGCCGGTAACCTCATGGTTCGCATGGCTCATCAGGATTTTAGGAGGCTCGGTTTTTTGGGTTAAGTTTTTTCCTGCTTTATTTGGAGCACTCACAATGGTTGTTGTCTGGAAAATTATAGAAGAATTGAAGGGAAGTTTATTTGCCAAGGTTTTAGCTTCTTTAGGGATTCTCTTTTCAATACTTCTACGGTTAAATACGCTTTTTCAACCCAATTCTTTAGAAGTACTTTTATGGACTTTATTCTTTTATATTCTAATTAAATATATTAACACTGAAAAGGTAAAATGGCTGTATTGGGCTGGGATTATCTTTGGATTCGGAGTGTTGAATAAATACAATATTGCCTTTTTAGCCTTAGGATTTATTCCTGCACTTTTGATCAGTGACCAGAGACGGATTTTCAGCAATAAACATGTCTATGGAGCAGCTTTTTTAACTTTGATTATTGTTCTGCCCAATCTTATCTGGCAGTATAATAACCATTTTCCTGTTGTTCATCACATGAAGGAGCTTTCAGAAAGGCAATTGGTGAATGTAAACCGATTTGACTTCTTAAAATCACAGGCCTTGTTTTTTATAGGAGTGGCTTTTGTTATTGTTGCGGGATTATATGCTCTGTTATTTGATAGTTCTTTTAAAAAATACCGTTTTTTCTTTTGGGGATATTTGATGACAATTGCTTTATTTATGTATTTCAGGGCGAAAGATTATTATGCCATAGGACTTTATCCCGTTTATGTTGCCTTTGGAGCCGCTTATCTGGGAGTTCTTCTTGATAAAGGATGGAAGAGATTTCTGAAACCGATCTGTATTTTACATCCTGTTATTTTATTTATACCTCAATACAACCTCCTGTTTCCAAACAAAAGTCCTGAATTTATTGTAAGTCATCAGGATCAATATAAAAAATATGGTCTGCTTCGCTGGGAAGATGGTAAAGATCATCCTATTCATCAGGATTTTGCCGATATGCTGGGCTGGAAAGAATTGGCTCAAAAAGTAGACAAAGAATATTCCGGATTATCCAAGACAGGAAACACTCTGGTGCTGTGTGATAATTATGGCCAGGCAGGAGCCATTAATTACTATTCCAAGCTTGGGATAAAGGCGGTTTCATTTAATGCAGACTATATCAATTGGTTTGATTTAAGCAAAAAATATAAAAACCTAATCCGAGTGAAGGACCGTCCGGAAGATGAACTTGAAAAGACCGGTGCTTTTTTTAAAAAATCTCTATTGGTCGGTTCTGTTACGAATCCATTTGCCAGAGAAAATGGTACGGTTATTTTTGGTTTTAAAGAAGCAAAGATTGATATAAGAAACAGGCTTGAAGATGAAATCAAAGAGATTAAATGGCGTATTAACAGATAA